One Novosphingobium sp. G106 DNA segment encodes these proteins:
- the hpnE gene encoding hydroxysqualene dehydroxylase HpnE encodes MNLAHAIVAGAGLAGLSAAVVLAEAGVAVSLSDSAAQAGGRCRSYHDPALGLTIDNGNHLVLSGNAAVTAYRDQIGASTPLAGPDHADFAFADLASGARWTVRINDGSLPWWVLSRQHRVPGTRLADYIPLARLLRGRDEPIGEVVEPSGALWDRLLAPVLLAALNTPPAEASAALAARVLRETLGRGGLATRPRIAEPTLAAAFIDPALAWLEARGTRLAAGRRLRALEFSGDAVSALVWADGREEVAADEAVILAVPSWVALELVPGLDAPVEHRAIVNAHFAFAATPDMPQMLGLIGGTAEWVFAHQDRVSVTISAADALVQQDREELAKILWRDVQHALGVTAPLPAWQIVKEKRATFAATPAQDRLRPGARTRWRNLFLAGDWVQTGLPATIEGALRSGHTAARLALGRPLLY; translated from the coding sequence TTGAACCTCGCCCATGCAATCGTCGCCGGCGCGGGTCTCGCCGGGCTTTCGGCTGCTGTCGTCCTCGCAGAGGCCGGCGTAGCCGTTTCGCTGAGCGACAGCGCGGCGCAGGCGGGTGGCCGCTGCCGATCCTACCACGATCCGGCGCTGGGCCTGACGATCGACAACGGCAATCACCTCGTGCTCTCGGGCAATGCCGCCGTGACCGCCTATCGCGATCAGATCGGCGCGAGCACGCCCTTGGCCGGCCCCGATCACGCCGATTTCGCCTTCGCCGACCTTGCTAGCGGCGCGCGCTGGACCGTCCGGATCAACGACGGCAGCCTGCCGTGGTGGGTACTTTCCCGGCAGCACCGCGTGCCGGGCACGCGCCTGGCCGACTACATTCCGCTCGCCCGCCTGCTGCGCGGACGCGACGAACCGATCGGCGAGGTGGTCGAACCGAGCGGAGCGTTGTGGGACCGGCTGCTTGCGCCCGTGCTGCTTGCCGCGCTCAACACGCCGCCGGCCGAAGCATCGGCCGCGCTGGCCGCCCGTGTGCTGCGCGAGACACTGGGACGCGGCGGGCTTGCCACGCGGCCGCGCATTGCCGAGCCGACATTGGCGGCTGCTTTCATCGATCCGGCGCTGGCCTGGCTCGAAGCACGCGGCACCCGGCTGGCCGCGGGGCGCAGGCTGAGGGCACTGGAGTTCTCGGGCGATGCGGTTTCCGCTCTGGTCTGGGCCGACGGCCGCGAGGAAGTGGCGGCAGATGAGGCCGTTATCCTCGCCGTACCCTCTTGGGTAGCGCTTGAACTGGTGCCGGGTCTCGACGCGCCCGTGGAACATCGCGCCATCGTCAACGCCCACTTCGCCTTTGCCGCGACGCCGGACATGCCCCAAATGCTGGGCCTGATCGGCGGCACCGCCGAATGGGTCTTCGCTCATCAGGACAGGGTCTCGGTGACGATCAGCGCCGCCGATGCGCTCGTCCAGCAGGACCGGGAGGAATTGGCGAAAATCCTGTGGCGCGATGTGCAGCATGCGCTCGGCGTCACTGCCCCCCTGCCGGCCTGGCAGATCGTCAAGGAAAAGCGCGCGACATTCGCGGCCACGCCGGCGCAAGACAGGTTGCGGCCCGGCGCGCGAACGCGCTGGCGCAACCTTTTCCTGGCCGGTGACTGGGTCCAGACGGGACTTCCCGCAACGATCGAGGGTGCCCTGCGCTCTGGCCACACTGCTGCGCGCTTGGCCTTGGGCCGACCCTTGCTCTATTAG
- the shc gene encoding squalene--hopene cyclase, giving the protein MRSELPDDVQPVEIRASLDAAIDRSAAALFSRQRDDGHWLFELEADATIPAEYILLRHYLGEPDDLELEAKIATYLRRRQSTEHDGWPLYHDGGFDISATIKAYYALKMIGDSPEAPHMARARAAILRAGGAEAGNVFTRIQLALFGAGPWQAVPTIPPELIVAPRWFPVHLSKISYWARTVVVPLLVLCALKPKARNPRGIRVDELYSGKPARLTSQAAHVHRGWKLFFEGLDLVLKNGDRLWPPPLRRKAIRLCEEWVTERLNGEDGLGAIYPAMANSVMMYDVLGYPPEHPTRAIARQSVENLLVVKDDEIYCQPCVSPIWDTALAAHAMLEVGSPEAVARADRALDWLRPRQELEVVGDWADQRPDVRPGGWAFQYNNAHYPDLDDTAVVAMAMDRASDRRGGADDEAVARALEWVEGLQSRGGGWGAFDADNDKEYLNNLPFADHGALLDPPTADVSARCVSLLAQKGEPLGTQRMKAALAYLEREQEPEGSWFGRWGVNYIYGTWSVLCALARAGIDRQHPMIVKAVNWLKTIQNADGGWGETCDSYALDRKGHEPAPSTASQTAWAVLGLMAVGEGDSASVERGIRWLVANQAADGLWGQELYTGGGFPRVFYLRYHGYPCYFPVWALARYRNLRQANTDRVDWGM; this is encoded by the coding sequence ATGCGCTCCGAACTCCCAGACGACGTCCAGCCCGTCGAGATTCGCGCAAGCCTCGATGCCGCCATCGACCGCTCGGCCGCGGCCCTGTTCTCCCGCCAGCGCGACGACGGCCATTGGCTGTTCGAGCTGGAAGCCGACGCCACGATTCCCGCCGAATACATCCTGCTGCGCCATTATCTCGGCGAGCCCGACGACCTGGAACTCGAAGCCAAGATCGCCACCTATCTGCGCCGCCGGCAGTCGACAGAGCACGACGGTTGGCCGCTCTACCACGACGGCGGTTTCGACATCAGCGCGACGATCAAGGCCTATTACGCGCTGAAGATGATCGGCGATTCGCCCGAGGCACCGCATATGGCGCGTGCCCGCGCGGCGATCCTGCGCGCCGGCGGGGCCGAGGCCGGCAACGTCTTCACCCGCATCCAGCTCGCGCTGTTCGGCGCGGGCCCCTGGCAGGCGGTGCCGACGATCCCGCCCGAACTGATCGTCGCGCCGCGCTGGTTCCCCGTTCACCTGTCCAAGATATCGTACTGGGCGCGCACGGTCGTGGTGCCGCTGCTGGTGCTCTGCGCGCTCAAGCCCAAGGCACGCAATCCGCGTGGCATCAGGGTGGACGAGCTCTATTCGGGCAAGCCCGCCCGGCTCACCAGCCAGGCCGCGCACGTCCATCGCGGCTGGAAGCTGTTCTTCGAGGGCCTCGATCTGGTGCTCAAGAACGGCGACCGGCTCTGGCCGCCGCCGCTGCGCCGCAAGGCGATTCGCCTCTGCGAGGAATGGGTGACCGAACGGCTCAACGGCGAGGACGGGCTCGGCGCGATCTATCCGGCGATGGCCAACAGCGTGATGATGTACGACGTGCTCGGCTATCCGCCCGAGCACCCGACGCGCGCGATCGCGCGCCAGTCGGTAGAGAACCTGCTCGTGGTCAAGGACGACGAGATCTATTGCCAGCCCTGCGTCTCGCCGATCTGGGATACGGCGCTCGCAGCTCACGCCATGCTCGAAGTCGGCAGCCCCGAAGCGGTCGCACGGGCCGATCGCGCGCTCGATTGGCTGCGCCCGCGCCAGGAACTCGAAGTCGTCGGCGACTGGGCCGACCAGCGCCCCGACGTTCGGCCCGGCGGCTGGGCGTTCCAGTACAACAATGCCCATTACCCCGATCTCGACGACACCGCCGTAGTGGCGATGGCGATGGACCGCGCGTCTGACCGGCGCGGCGGAGCGGACGACGAAGCGGTAGCCCGCGCGCTCGAATGGGTCGAGGGCCTGCAGAGCCGGGGCGGCGGTTGGGGCGCCTTCGACGCGGACAACGACAAGGAATACCTCAACAACCTGCCCTTCGCCGATCACGGCGCCCTGCTCGATCCGCCGACCGCCGACGTCAGCGCGCGCTGCGTCTCGCTTCTCGCGCAGAAGGGCGAACCGCTCGGCACGCAGCGGATGAAAGCGGCTCTCGCCTATCTCGAACGCGAGCAGGAACCCGAAGGCAGCTGGTTCGGCCGTTGGGGCGTCAACTACATCTACGGCACCTGGTCGGTGCTCTGCGCCCTGGCGCGCGCCGGGATCGACCGGCAGCACCCGATGATCGTCAAGGCGGTGAACTGGCTGAAAACGATCCAGAATGCCGACGGCGGCTGGGGCGAAACCTGCGACAGCTATGCGTTGGACCGCAAGGGGCATGAGCCTGCCCCATCCACGGCCTCGCAGACCGCCTGGGCGGTGCTGGGACTGATGGCAGTGGGAGAGGGCGATTCGGCCAGTGTCGAGCGCGGCATCCGCTGGCTGGTCGCGAACCAGGCTGCGGACGGGCTGTGGGGGCAGGAACTCTACACCGGTGGCGGTTTCCCGCGCGTCTTCTACCTGCGCTACCACGGCTATCCCTGCTACTTCCCGGTCTGGGCGCTGGCGCGCTACCGCAACCTCAGGCAGGCCAACACGGACCGCGTCGATTGGGGGATGTGA
- a CDS encoding phosphorylase, with protein MKPVIVVTGLEREGAVLCSEGIQVLAGGGTPARLAAELARAAPGATGIISFGMAGALDSTLKLGQWVIGDRLTGVFDQTCDPRWVRALAQALPGARIGAAYCDGRLIADPAEKQALGAGYDALSADMESHVAAQAAASAGLPFAVLRCISDEAGARLPPAIAVAMRPDGGLALGAVLGSILAQPGQLPALLGSVRGFARAYAALRAGARAAGPRLAFDLR; from the coding sequence GTGAAGCCCGTTATCGTCGTCACGGGGCTTGAGCGCGAGGGCGCAGTCCTGTGCAGCGAAGGCATTCAAGTGCTCGCCGGCGGCGGTACGCCGGCGCGGCTCGCTGCGGAGCTGGCGCGGGCAGCGCCTGGCGCGACGGGCATCATAAGCTTCGGCATGGCCGGCGCGCTCGATTCGACGCTGAAGCTCGGCCAGTGGGTCATCGGCGACCGGCTGACGGGGGTCTTCGATCAGACCTGCGATCCGCGCTGGGTCCGGGCGCTGGCCCAGGCCCTGCCGGGCGCGCGCATCGGCGCGGCCTACTGCGACGGCCGCTTGATCGCCGATCCCGCCGAGAAGCAAGCGCTCGGCGCCGGCTACGACGCGCTGTCCGCTGATATGGAGAGCCACGTCGCGGCGCAAGCGGCAGCCAGCGCCGGCCTGCCTTTCGCCGTGCTGCGCTGCATTTCGGACGAGGCGGGTGCACGCCTGCCGCCGGCAATCGCCGTGGCCATGCGGCCGGACGGAGGGCTGGCGCTGGGTGCGGTGCTCGGCTCCATCCTGGCTCAGCCGGGGCAACTACCGGCTCTGCTTGGCAGCGTCAGGGGCTTCGCGCGCGCCTACGCTGCACTCAGGGCCGGCGCGCGGGCAGCCGGCCCGCGCCTGGCTTTCGATCTGCGCTGA
- the hpnH gene encoding adenosyl-hopene transferase HpnH: MTLPIQPVLRIAAHAIKNQIKGGRYPLVLMLEPLLRCNLACKGCGKIDYPDAILNRRLSFDECMAAIEECGAPAVSIAGGEPLLHRDMPRIVEGYIARKKFVILCTNALLLKKKIGDYKPSPFFTWSIHLDGDQQMHDKSVCQDGVYDTALEAIDLALEKGFRVQINCTVFNDADPARLADFLDVMAARGVETTISPGYAYERAPDQEHFLNRERTKTMFRDLFREGKQRKKAGSKSWMFTNSPLFLDFLAGNRSYECTPWSMPLRTVFGWQKPCYLVGEGYVPTFAELMEGTDWEDYGVGKYEKCANCMVHCGFEGTAARDSMKRPLEFLKVGMRGVRTEGPMAPDIDLSNQRPAVDVHAGQVETAMERIKVEDPEGFRRATRAA, translated from the coding sequence ATGACACTTCCCATCCAGCCGGTGCTGCGCATCGCCGCCCATGCCATCAAGAACCAGATCAAGGGCGGCCGTTATCCGCTCGTGCTGATGCTCGAGCCGTTGCTACGCTGCAATCTGGCCTGCAAGGGCTGCGGCAAGATCGACTATCCCGATGCGATCCTCAATCGGCGCCTGTCTTTCGACGAGTGCATGGCGGCGATCGAGGAATGCGGCGCGCCGGCCGTGTCGATTGCTGGCGGCGAGCCGCTGCTGCACCGTGACATGCCCCGGATCGTCGAGGGCTATATCGCGCGCAAGAAGTTCGTCATCCTCTGCACCAACGCCCTGCTGCTGAAAAAGAAGATCGGCGACTACAAGCCATCGCCCTTCTTCACCTGGTCTATCCATCTCGATGGCGACCAGCAGATGCATGACAAGTCGGTCTGCCAGGACGGGGTCTACGACACCGCGCTCGAAGCGATCGACCTGGCGCTGGAAAAGGGCTTCCGCGTCCAGATCAACTGCACCGTGTTCAACGATGCCGATCCGGCGCGGCTTGCCGATTTCCTCGACGTCATGGCGGCGCGAGGCGTCGAGACGACGATCTCGCCTGGCTATGCCTATGAACGCGCGCCCGACCAGGAGCATTTCCTCAACCGCGAGCGGACCAAGACGATGTTCCGCGACCTGTTCCGCGAAGGGAAGCAGCGCAAGAAGGCCGGCAGCAAGTCCTGGATGTTCACCAATTCGCCGCTGTTCCTCGATTTTCTCGCCGGCAACCGCAGCTACGAATGCACGCCCTGGTCGATGCCGCTGCGCACGGTCTTCGGCTGGCAGAAGCCCTGTTATCTGGTCGGCGAGGGCTATGTTCCTACTTTCGCCGAACTGATGGAAGGCACCGACTGGGAAGACTACGGCGTCGGCAAGTACGAGAAGTGTGCCAACTGCATGGTCCATTGCGGCTTCGAGGGCACCGCGGCGCGCGATTCGATGAAGCGGCCGCTGGAGTTCCTCAAGGTAGGCATGCGCGGGGTTCGCACAGAAGGTCCGATGGCACCCGACATCGACCTGTCGAACCAGCGGCCGGCTGTCGATGTCCATGCCGGGCAGGTCGAGACGGCGATGGAGCGGATCAAGGTCGAGGATCCCGAAGGCTTCCGCCGGGCGACGCGCGCGGCCTGA
- the ispH gene encoding 4-hydroxy-3-methylbut-2-enyl diphosphate reductase has product MIEDGKPKLKVLLAAPRGFCAGVHRAIEIVERLLERDGSPVYVRHEIVHNPHVVSKLREQGAVFVEELAEIPDGANTVFSAHGVARSIEAEAESRRLPVFDATCPLVTKVHLHGRRFVAAGRTIVLIGHAGHAEVLGTIGQIDAPVHLVSTPKDVEELALDPAMKIAYLTQTTLSVDDTREVIDALHRRFSDVVGPDVSDICYATQNRQNAVRDLSVESDLILVVGARNSSNSNRLRELAEEYGVPAHLLNDASELDTAWLDGVATVGITAGASAPEELVTGLIERIAEIRDIAVSQMAGIEENVSFGLPRSLRTPALKQAASR; this is encoded by the coding sequence ATGATCGAAGACGGCAAACCCAAACTCAAGGTCCTACTGGCAGCGCCTCGGGGCTTCTGCGCTGGCGTGCATCGCGCCATAGAAATCGTCGAACGCCTTCTCGAACGCGACGGCTCGCCCGTCTATGTGCGCCACGAGATCGTCCACAATCCGCACGTCGTCAGCAAGTTGCGGGAGCAGGGCGCTGTCTTCGTCGAGGAACTGGCGGAAATCCCGGACGGGGCGAACACCGTATTCAGCGCGCATGGCGTGGCCCGTTCGATCGAGGCCGAGGCAGAAAGTCGCAGGCTACCGGTGTTCGACGCGACCTGCCCGCTGGTCACCAAGGTCCATCTCCACGGCCGGCGTTTCGTCGCGGCGGGCCGCACGATCGTGCTGATCGGTCATGCCGGCCATGCTGAAGTGCTGGGTACGATCGGCCAGATCGATGCACCAGTGCATCTCGTCTCCACGCCGAAGGACGTCGAGGAACTGGCGCTCGATCCCGCCATGAAGATTGCTTATCTGACGCAGACGACACTTAGCGTCGACGACACCCGCGAAGTCATCGACGCACTGCATCGGCGTTTCAGCGATGTCGTCGGGCCCGACGTTTCCGACATCTGCTATGCCACGCAGAACCGGCAAAACGCGGTGCGCGATCTATCCGTTGAAAGTGACCTCATCCTCGTCGTCGGAGCGCGCAATAGCTCCAATTCGAACCGGTTGCGCGAATTGGCCGAAGAATATGGCGTGCCTGCACATCTCTTGAACGATGCGAGCGAACTGGACACGGCCTGGCTCGACGGCGTCGCCACGGTCGGGATCACCGCAGGTGCTTCGGCGCCGGAGGAGCTGGTCACCGGCCTGATCGAAAGGATCGCGGAAATCCGCGATATCGCAGTTTCGCAAATGGCGGGAATCGAGGAAAACGTATCCTTCGGTCTGCCGCGATCGCTGCGCACGCCCGCTCTCAAGCAGGCGGCGAGCCGGTAA
- a CDS encoding ABC transporter substrate-binding protein: MSRMNWLGLALGTVAAITAPAALAQTSDPAGGTVQTLHNGLLSIMHAGASAGQQGRARQIGPVIDRTFDIPQMTRLAVGPSWNNIAPADQSALVTAFRSLTVAQYAKNFDGFSGERFTMAPQVETRGGDKLVRTTLVVPNGSPESLGYRLRQSGGQWKIIDVYYRNSISQLATRRADFARVLASGGAKALIAHLGELAAKPH, encoded by the coding sequence ATGAGCAGGATGAATTGGCTTGGCCTGGCCCTCGGCACCGTCGCGGCAATCACGGCTCCGGCGGCGCTGGCGCAAACCTCCGATCCCGCCGGCGGCACGGTGCAGACCCTGCATAACGGGCTTTTGTCGATAATGCATGCCGGCGCCTCGGCCGGGCAGCAAGGCCGTGCACGCCAGATCGGACCGGTGATCGACCGGACTTTCGATATTCCCCAGATGACCCGCCTCGCGGTCGGGCCGAGCTGGAATAACATTGCCCCCGCCGATCAGTCGGCCCTCGTCACCGCCTTCCGCTCGTTGACGGTCGCGCAGTACGCCAAGAATTTCGACGGCTTCTCGGGCGAGCGCTTCACAATGGCGCCTCAGGTCGAGACGCGCGGCGGCGACAAGCTGGTGCGTACGACGCTGGTCGTGCCGAACGGAAGTCCGGAATCGCTGGGCTACCGCCTGCGCCAGTCGGGCGGCCAGTGGAAGATCATCGATGTCTATTATCGCAATTCGATCAGCCAGTTGGCGACCCGCCGCGCCGATTTCGCCCGGGTGCTCGCCTCAGGCGGCGCCAAGGCGCTGATCGCCCACCTCGGCGAACTGGCTGCGAAGCCGCACTAA
- a CDS encoding DUF2141 domain-containing protein, with protein MSILLGAIALAEAAGTLTIEVGNVRNNRGQVVVDICPQDRFLKDNCPFHGQAPARAGVTTVTVANVPAGSFAVQAFHDENGNGETDRGLFGIPKEGVGFSRNARIRMSPPKWAEAVFQHQARAEVIRFDMRYFMGPSGPTPRR; from the coding sequence TTGAGTATCCTGCTGGGGGCGATTGCCCTGGCAGAGGCGGCGGGTACGCTGACGATCGAGGTCGGCAACGTGCGCAACAACCGCGGGCAGGTGGTGGTCGACATCTGTCCGCAGGACAGGTTCCTCAAGGATAATTGCCCTTTTCATGGGCAGGCGCCGGCGCGGGCCGGTGTCACTACGGTCACGGTGGCGAATGTGCCGGCGGGTTCCTTCGCGGTGCAGGCCTTCCATGACGAGAACGGCAACGGTGAAACCGATCGCGGGCTGTTCGGCATTCCCAAGGAAGGCGTCGGCTTCTCGCGCAATGCCCGGATCCGGATGAGTCCGCCGAAATGGGCCGAAGCCGTGTTTCAGCATCAGGCGCGCGCCGAAGTGATCCGCTTCGACATGCGCTATTTTATGGGACCGAGCGGACCCACGCCGCGCCGTTAG
- the dxs gene encoding 1-deoxy-D-xylulose-5-phosphate synthase: MTAEPATPLLDTIDSPDDLRKLPPERLRQLADELRSETIAAVGQTGGHLGSGLGVVELTVAIHYVFDTPADRLVWDVGHQAYPHKIITGRRDRIRTLRQGGGLSGFTKRSESEYDPFGAAHSSTSISAALGFAVANKLAGTPGRGIAVIGDGSMSAGMAYEAMNNAKQAGGRLVVILNDNDMSIAPPVGGLSAYLARLVSSRQFLGIRDLARRVSRRLPEPLHRAAKKTDEFARGMAMGGTFFEELGFYYVGPIDGHNLDQLIPVLENVRDAAEGPCLIHVVTQKGKGYAPAEQSADKYHGVQKFNVVTGEQAKGAAGPPSYTNVFAKALIAEATRDSTVCAITAAMPSGTGLDKFGEAFPDRSFDVGIAEQHAVTFAAGLAAQGMRPFCAIYSTFLQRAYDQVVHDVAIQNLPVRFAIDRAGLVGADGATHAGSFDVTYLATLPNMVVMAAADEAELVHMTHTAAMHDAGPIAFRYPRGNGVGVPLPEVPERLEIGKGRIVRGNDKGGNKIALLSLGTRLAEALKAADQLDAKGLSTTVADLRFAKPLDEDLIRKLITTHEVVVTVEEGAVGGLGAHVLTMASDEGLTDPDSAHGGLKIRTMRLPDLFQDHDAPDKQYDAAGLNAPQIVDTVLKALRHNSAGVSEARA, from the coding sequence ATGACTGCCGAACCGGCCACCCCGTTGCTCGATACGATCGATAGTCCGGACGACCTGCGCAAGCTTCCGCCGGAGCGGCTGCGCCAGCTGGCCGACGAGCTTCGCAGCGAGACGATTGCTGCCGTCGGGCAGACCGGCGGGCACCTGGGCTCGGGTCTCGGCGTGGTCGAGCTGACCGTGGCGATCCATTATGTGTTCGATACGCCGGCCGACCGTCTCGTCTGGGACGTCGGTCACCAGGCCTATCCGCACAAGATCATCACGGGCCGCCGCGACCGCATCCGTACGCTGCGCCAGGGCGGCGGGCTCTCGGGCTTCACCAAGCGCAGCGAGAGCGAGTACGACCCGTTCGGCGCGGCGCACAGTTCTACCTCGATCTCGGCCGCGCTGGGCTTTGCCGTGGCCAACAAGCTGGCGGGCACGCCGGGCCGCGGCATCGCGGTGATCGGCGACGGCTCGATGAGCGCGGGCATGGCCTACGAGGCGATGAACAACGCCAAGCAGGCGGGGGGCCGCCTCGTCGTGATCCTCAACGACAATGACATGTCGATCGCGCCGCCGGTCGGCGGGCTCTCGGCCTATCTCGCCAGGCTGGTCTCCTCGCGCCAGTTCCTCGGCATCCGCGATCTCGCGCGGCGCGTCTCGCGCCGGCTGCCCGAGCCGCTGCACCGCGCCGCCAAGAAGACCGACGAGTTCGCCCGCGGCATGGCGATGGGCGGCACCTTCTTCGAGGAGCTGGGCTTCTACTACGTCGGCCCGATCGACGGTCACAACCTCGACCAGCTGATCCCGGTGCTCGAGAACGTGCGCGACGCCGCCGAGGGTCCGTGCCTGATCCATGTGGTCACGCAGAAGGGCAAGGGCTACGCCCCGGCCGAGCAGAGCGCCGACAAGTACCACGGCGTGCAGAAGTTCAACGTCGTCACCGGCGAGCAGGCCAAGGGCGCCGCCGGTCCGCCGAGCTATACCAACGTCTTCGCGAAAGCGCTGATCGCCGAGGCGACGCGCGACAGCACGGTCTGCGCGATCACCGCGGCGATGCCCTCGGGCACCGGGCTCGACAAGTTCGGCGAGGCCTTCCCCGACCGCAGCTTCGACGTCGGCATCGCCGAGCAGCACGCGGTGACTTTCGCCGCGGGCCTCGCCGCCCAGGGCATGCGCCCGTTCTGCGCGATCTATTCGACCTTCCTGCAGCGCGCCTACGATCAGGTGGTCCACGACGTCGCGATCCAGAACCTGCCGGTGCGCTTCGCCATCGACCGGGCGGGCCTCGTCGGTGCCGACGGCGCCACTCATGCGGGCTCGTTCGACGTCACTTACCTCGCGACCCTGCCCAACATGGTCGTCATGGCCGCGGCCGACGAGGCCGAGCTGGTCCACATGACGCATACCGCGGCCATGCATGACGCGGGCCCGATCGCCTTCCGCTATCCGCGCGGCAACGGCGTCGGCGTGCCGCTGCCCGAGGTTCCCGAGCGGCTCGAGATCGGCAAGGGGCGGATCGTGCGCGGCAATGACAAGGGGGGCAACAAGATCGCGCTGCTCTCGCTGGGCACGCGGCTGGCCGAAGCGCTCAAGGCGGCCGACCAGCTCGACGCCAAGGGGCTGTCGACCACGGTCGCCGACCTGCGCTTCGCCAAGCCGCTCGACGAGGACCTGATCCGCAAGCTGATCACGACGCACGAGGTCGTCGTCACGGTCGAGGAAGGCGCGGTCGGCGGGCTCGGCGCCCATGTCCTGACCATGGCCAGCGACGAGGGCCTGACCGACCCCGACAGCGCCCATGGCGGCCTCAAGATCCGCACGATGCGCCTGCCCGACCTCTTCCAGGACCACGACGCGCCCGACAAGCAGTACGACGCCGCCGGCCTCAACGCCCCGCAGATCGTCGATACCGTGCTGAAAGCCCTGCGCCACAACAGCGCCGGGGTCAGCGAGGCGCGGGCTTGA
- a CDS encoding ferritin-like domain-containing protein translates to MSITAPWGEYDATEPLPRGYVQLGSEAHLTLMCRTLLDTHDPYRPALLDWPKLDPDTEGKIKSLPIWDVAVAVEERAGLNVRTYAKLIGHPLLRSAVEMDAFEESRHKIVLANLVEAYGIAIPPAEDLKPPRDAEWAFMVTGYSECIDSFFGFGLFKLAADPGFFPQELVDTFDPVMREEGRHILFFVNWVAWWRRNMPWWRRPYFELKVLAVWLFLIAERMSFAKGMGANPKGEDTNFTLNGSKELGVEVTFTELAKICLAENDRRLGVYDDRLVRPRFVPKMIRLALRLVGWRNRP, encoded by the coding sequence ATGAGCATAACCGCGCCTTGGGGCGAATACGATGCGACGGAACCCCTGCCGAGAGGTTACGTCCAACTCGGCAGCGAGGCGCATCTCACGCTGATGTGCCGGACGCTGCTCGACACTCATGACCCTTATCGCCCGGCGCTTCTTGATTGGCCAAAGCTCGATCCGGACACGGAAGGCAAGATCAAGTCGCTGCCGATCTGGGATGTGGCGGTGGCCGTCGAGGAACGCGCGGGATTGAATGTGCGTACCTACGCCAAGTTGATCGGTCATCCGTTGCTCCGGTCCGCGGTAGAGATGGATGCCTTCGAGGAATCCCGTCACAAGATCGTGCTTGCAAATCTGGTCGAGGCCTATGGTATCGCGATCCCGCCTGCGGAGGACTTGAAGCCGCCCCGCGATGCCGAGTGGGCCTTCATGGTCACCGGCTACTCGGAATGCATCGACAGTTTCTTCGGTTTCGGCTTGTTCAAGCTGGCGGCCGATCCGGGCTTCTTTCCGCAGGAGCTGGTCGACACGTTCGATCCGGTCATGCGCGAGGAAGGGCGCCATATCCTGTTCTTCGTCAACTGGGTCGCCTGGTGGCGGCGCAACATGCCCTGGTGGCGGCGGCCCTATTTCGAGCTCAAGGTGCTCGCGGTCTGGCTGTTTCTCATCGCCGAACGCATGAGCTTCGCTAAAGGCATGGGCGCCAACCCGAAAGGCGAGGACACCAATTTCACCCTCAACGGTTCGAAGGAACTGGGAGTCGAGGTAACCTTCACCGAACTGGCGAAGATATGCCTGGCGGAAAATGATCGGAGGTTGGGCGTTTATGACGATCGACTGGTGCGTCCGCGCTTCGTCCCGAAGATGATTCGGCTCGCGTTGCGGCTTGTGGGATGGCGGAACCGCCCTTAA